TACGCCCTGAGGGAACTGACAACGTCATGTATAAGCTAGGGGATGATAAAGTAATACGACTACCGCGCACAGAAGGATCGGCAACGAATGTAAAAAAAGAATGTCGATGGCTACAACATCTTGCGGCATTGCTTCCAATTGTCATACCCACACTTTTAGCAGAGGGTAGACCTAGCGCAGACTACAATTTACCCTGGTATATTTGTCAATTTCTGGAAGGAAAAAATCCAAACACAGAAATGATGCTTGATCATCATCAAACGGCTATTGATTTAGGCAATTTTGTGAGTACCATGCAAAAAATTGACTCAAAAAACGGCCCAAAATGTAGACGAGGTCAGCCACTAAATACGCGCGATCAAGAAACACGAGAAGCTATTAATTTATTGAGCAATACTTACGATGCTGATCTGGTAACCGATATATGGGAATCAGCTTTAGCAGCACCAATATGGTCAAAACCGCCGGTTTGGATTCATGGAGATCTACATGCTGGAAATCTGCTTGCTCAAAACGGTCGTATAACAGCTATTGTTGATTTTGGATCTGCTGGGATTGGTGATCCTGCTTGTGATTTGATGGTAGCATGGACGTTACTAACCAGTGAGACTCGAGACACATTCCGTTCAATCGTACAGCCGGATGATGCTACATGGGCTCGTGCCCGTGGTTGGGCGCTGACTTTTGGTATTGTCGCTTATCCTTATTATCGTTTGAGCAATCCTGTGTTTGCTAGTATTGCCAAAAGAGCACTTGACGAAGTTCTTACTGATTATAAATAGTAAATACAGAGGGGTAAATGATTACAGGAATTAATCACATCAACATTGCAGTTCAAGATATTGATATTTCATTTAAATTTTATGAAGAGGTAATGGAATTTAAACCATTATGCAAATCAGAGGGCAGTGCGTATTTTTTAGCCGGAAGCCCAAATTTACCTGCTTGTGTATGGTTTTCATTAGATCTTGATCGTGAAAAAAACGTATCCCAACATCGTGTAATTCACATATTGCTTTTTCTGTATCTGAAGAAAATTTCTATGAAATGTCAGCGCGCATTTTAGATTCTAAGTGTAAAGTGTTTAAAGAAAATACGTCACCAGGAAAATCCTTATATTTTTTAGATCCAGACGATCACAAACTTGAAATCCATGTGGGCAATTGGCAAAAACGGATTCTAGATAAAAAAGAAAATCCTGGGAACTGGAAAAATGTTGAATGGTTTGTATAATTATAAAAATAAATGGTGTGAAACTTTTATTTTGATTAGGATTTGTGATGGCATCCCAACAAAAATTTATTGACTACATTCTTGATCAAATTGCAGAAGCAGGATTGGTTTCTGCGAAAAAAATGTTTGGTGAATACGCAATTTATTGTGACGGCAAAGTGGTTGCTTTTTTTTGTGATGATCAACTTTTTGTTAAACCTACACTTGCTGGAAAGGCATTTATTGGTTCTTTTGAAGAAGGATTTCCATATCCAAAAGCAAAACCCCATCTTTTAATTTCAGATGAAAAATGGGAGGATCAGGAATTTTTAACCAATCTTATTAAAATCTCTGCA
This sequence is a window from Alphaproteobacteria bacterium. Protein-coding genes within it:
- a CDS encoding aminoglycoside phosphotransferase family protein, whose amino-acid sequence is MFTAKMHADEVDINFHLVRKLLTAQFPDWANLELKLIRPEGTDNVMYKLGDDKVIRLPRTEGSATNVKKECRWLQHLAALLPIVIPTLLAEGRPSADYNLPWYICQFLEGKNPNTEMMLDHHQTAIDLGNFVSTMQKIDSKNGPKCRRGQPLNTRDQETREAINLLSNTYDADLVTDIWESALAAPIWSKPPVWIHGDLHAGNLLAQNGRITAIVDFGSAGIGDPACDLMVAWTLLTSETRDTFRSIVQPDDATWARARGWALTFGIVAYPYYRLSNPVFASIAKRALDEVLTDYK
- a CDS encoding VOC family protein, with product MITGINHINIAVQDIDISFKFYEEVMEFKPLCKSEGSAYFLAGSPNLPACVWFSLDLDREKNVSQHRVIHILLFLYLKKISMKCQRAF
- a CDS encoding TfoX/Sxy family protein encodes the protein MASQQKFIDYILDQIAEAGLVSAKKMFGEYAIYCDGKVVAFFCDDQLFVKPTLAGKAFIGSFEEGFPYPKAKPHLLISDEKWEDQEFLTNLIKISAAELPLPKMKQKK